GTCGGCTCCTGAGTCGGCTCCTGAGTCGGCTCCTGGGTCGGCTCCTCGGTCGGCTGCGGCAGTGACACTGCCAACGCCCAATCCGCAGAGCAGTTCACTTTGCGCTTGGGTTTCGCAAGCATGAAGTCGACTGGGCCTGCCGCGGTAGCCGCACTGATCCGCACATCACGCCCGTTGCGGCTGTTATCGGAGTCGAGCGCAGTTCCATTCTGTGCCATGGTCACTCGGAGCCGACTGCAGTCGCCGGTATGCGAGAGCACGGCCGAAGAGGTGCCAGCGACGGCAGCCGTTACGGTGGCGGAGCCGCGGCGCTCACCGGACGGTAGCGAACCCGTCAGCAGTTCGTCTGCCGTGCTAGCTGCTAATAAAGTGTTCCGGTTGGCCTTGCGTGGCTTGTCGCTCTTGCACCACTTCTTCATCTTCTTGACGTTGTTCGTCTTCTTGGCCCGCTTGCACTTCTTGGCCTTCTTGGTCTTCTTGGCCTGCTTGGCCTGCTTGGCTCCCTCGTCAGCAGTCAGACCAGAACCGGTCACAACTGCAGCGGATCGCACAGCGGACGATTGGGCGCCTCCTGCGTGATTCGAGAGGGCACTGGCGCTAGCCGGGGCAGCTAGCGCGGCCATGAACAGCCCCGTGGTTACTACTGGTACGAAATGCGCCGTGAACTTCATGAAAGTGGGTTCGGTAGTCCGGCGACATCTCGTGACGACCGAGACTAGGCTTCACCCGTTTGGAGTAATGATCGCTGTCCTACCGACCACTCGTGGCTGCCGTACCCGCGATAGCCTCAGCAACGTTCAGGAGGAGATCACGTGGTCGACACTGCCGTTCTTGTAGTGAGCTATCGCCGGGCTGACCTGTTAGTACGCTGCCTAAACTCACTTGATCGATTCGCAGGTGACTCTCGCATCCTGGTGTGGGACAACAGATCTGATGGCACGGCTGAAATCAAGAAACTCGCCGCGAAATACCCAGACGTCGAATGGACCTTTCATCCGGAGAACATCGGCTTTTCTCGAGCGGTCAACCAAATGTCTTACTCTTGCCCGGAGAGCGACAAACTACTTTTCAATCCCGACGCGGAACTGATCCGAGATATTCGCCCACTCCAGCAAACTCTCAAATCTCATCCCGACATGGCGGCCGTGGCGCCCATGATCTTTGACAGCTCCCGGCACCCATGGGATAACGCCCATCGTCATCCAACAATGGCCCGTGCGCTGATCTCGAGGTTGGGTTACTCATCGCTCCTGCGGGGAACACCGTTGTCAGACAACTACTCGGCACCCCCACAAGGCGAACCTGGATACCTCAGCGGTGCTTGCCTGCTGATTTCCAAGGATGCCTGGGCAGATGTCGGCGGATTCGATGAACGCTACTTTCTGTACTCCGAAGAGGTGGACTGGCAAACTCGGGCCCGCAGCCGAGGTTGGCGGACGCGGATGGTGCCCGTAGTTGCGGCAAGGCACGCTACCGCAGGTACGGTGAGCGACAATCCGGGTGGCACCAGACTCAGTGATCAGCTCCTTATCGAGGGACAGATTCGTTTTCTTGGCGATCATCGGCACGCCTGGCAGGCGAAGACTTACCGGCGACTGGTGCCTCAGATCGACCGGCTGGTCACCGCTCGAGAAGCCCTCCGGCGCCGCGTCCATGCGCGGGAGTCCGCCGGAAACTCTGTCCGCCAGCAAGATCCTCCCAGCGAAACCTTCGCGAGATGGGCGGGCACGTCACCATGACCCGCCCTCGCGTCCTCCTGCTCGCCCCAGGCCCGGAAAGCCGAGGGGGGATGGACACCGTCGTGCGCACCATCTTGGACTCACCGTTGCGCGATCAACTGGATATGCAGCGATTGACGACCCACCGCCCGGGCGGCCCAGTAGCGAAGTTGCTCGCGGGGTTGGGTGGCTATCTGCGCCTCGTTGGCGAGATCGTTACTCATCGCCCGGATCTGGTCTGGATTCATGCAACTAGCGGCTTCTCGATCCGCCGCAAGGCCGCAGCTGCCGGACTCTTGCGCGCGCTGAGTGTTCCCTACATCTTTCACCTGCATAGCGCCAAGGTTGGGCGGCACCTGGCTCACGCGAACAAGTGGGAACGCGCGATTCTCGGGAATGTTCTTCGGCGAGCCGAGTCAGTCATCGTCCTCGATCCGTCCTGGGAAGAATGGCTCGCCGAACTCGACGTTACCGAGTCAATCTTCATCCCCAATCCGGTTGCGGTTCCCAACGAGATTCCCGATCCTGCGAGTCGACCACAGCTGGTAGTCCAGATCGGCAACGTCTCCCGCCCAAAGGGAGCTCCCGAAACCGCTGCGGGATTCCTTGCAATCGCCGATGAGTTCCCGCAGGCTCGACTGATACTTGCCGGAGAACTGCTGGAGCCAGAAGTTTCTGCTGTCATCGTCGGTGACCCCCACCGAGATCAGGTTGAACTACCAGGTTGGGTCGAACCAAACGCGGTCGCCGACTTGCTCGATGAGGCAGCGATTTTGGTGCTTGCCTCCCACGTCGAGGGCATGCCCATGGTTGTCCTCGAGGCGATGACACATGGCGCGACAGTGGTCTGCACTCCGGTGGGGGCCCTACCCAGCGTCATCCAAGACGGCCACAACGGCATCCTGGTCCCAGTCGGAGACTCTGCTGCTATCGCCCGCGCCCTGCGAACGCTCCTGAACCATCGGGATCGGGCGGCTCAGTTGGCGGCTAGGGCGCGCCAGACAGTACAAGACGCGTACTCGCTGCAGGCGGTACTTCCCAAGTACCGGGCAGTGATTCATGGCGCCATTGACCGCTACCGCTCATCCACCCGGAGGAGGCGTCGTGTGCGCCACTGAACGGACGGACAAAGCACCCCGAATCGTATTGCGGTCCGGTGCCGATGATGCGACTGCCTGGACAGCGGTGGCGATACTGCAAGACCACGGCTATTCGGTGACGCTCGATCGGGCTGGTCTACCACCCACACCACGCACCCCGATGCCGGTTCGATTCGCGCTGGGCGTTGATCGAGTGCTAGCCGCCGCCACACCAGGTTCCGAAAGCGAAGGTACGGCTAGCGGGCCAACCGCAATAGCTGGTGGTTTTCCCAGTGGCCCTTTTGTCCTGGTCACCCTCGGTGCTGCTGCGGCTCCACCCGAGATGGGCAGCGCCATAAGAGCGGAGATCGGCATTGAGTTCGACGGTCTTCCGGAAGGTCGACCGCCGGCCGCTGCGAGACTCGTGGCCGCACGAGCGCCAGCCGCCGGTTACCGTGTCACCGCTGCACTTCCTGGGTGGAAGAGCGCTACCACTATTGCAGCCGACGCCAGCCCCACCGCCTACACCGCCGCTGAGCAATCACTATTAGCGACTAGGCGCGCCGCTAATGATGTGGCGATAATCCTCCCGACGCTCCTTGCGGACGCGGTAACTCCGGTGGACCACCACCCACTCGTGACGCCCAGCACTGGATCGGCCAACGGATTCGCAACCCGACTGCTCACCGCCGACTTTCGCTCGTTTGCTCGCCGAGTCATTCGAAAAGCACTTCCCATTACCGACGAGTACTGGTCAGTCGCTGTCCTACCCGGAGACTGGCGAACGGCGAACTTTGGTGAAGCTTCGGTGCTACCGAATCCAAGAACCGGCTTCCTGGCGGACCCATTCCTCTTCGCGCATGACGGTCGGATGATGCTCTACGTCGAGGAATACGAATGGGAGACTGGCCGAGCTCGAATCAGTGCAGTCGAGTATCGCGACGGTAACTTCGGCGAGTTGCAGCCAGTAATCACCGAACCTTTTCACATGTCGTTCCCCTTCGTATTCGAGTACAACGGTCGGCTATTCATGACCCCGGAGTGCAGCGCCAGCGGAGAACTACGGCTCTATGAATGCATGGGATTTCCGTATGAATGGCGTTTCCGGGCAACGCTGCTGAAAGGTGACAAGTTCGTCGACCCGGTAATCCTTTCCCAAGATGGCCGCTGGTATCTCCTGGTCGGGAAAGCTGACGTAACAGGTGAAGTCAACAGCCGGTTGTATCTCTACCAAGCGGACGACCCAATCGCGGGAACCTGGCACCCGGTCCAACGACAACCAGTTGTCGCGGACGCTCGGCGAGCCCGAAACGGCGGGCTACTCCGGGAAGGCAACGACTGGATTCGAATCGGCCAAGAGCACGGTTTCGGTCGATATGGCAACGCCGCCACCCTCAACCGAATTCTCCATATCGGACCGACGGGTTATCAAGAGAGCCAAATCGGACGGATTCGCCCAACATGGCAACCCTGGCTGAGCGGAGTTCACCACTTGTCAGGCGCTGCCGGACATCTAGCCTTTGATTTTCGTCGCACCGCGCGCACAGGCCGCTAGATTCCTGACAAAACCGGAGTGCGCAACGGCTCTCCGATCAAGTGGACTGACTCGAGTCCGGTCGTTTCGGGGGTGAGTCTGGATCCGCAGTGGGGTGAGGTTCATCATCACCTTGAGTGACTTCTTCCTCATCGGCTTCACCTTTGCTCGCTGCAAAGGAAGTGAGGTCTTCCTGCCCACGTAGGTTGATTGCCGTGCGGCCTCGACTATCAGCCGGCAGCCCCCCTTGCGGAGACCGTTTGCGTCGATCAACTTGTGGCCACGTGGGTTCGACCTCTTCAGATCGTTCGATACCGAGTAGCCCATCAAAGACTCGCACGTAGCGCTTTCGCTGCACTTCCCAGTCCAACTCGGAGGCAACCCGCTCTCGGGCCGCCACTGCCAGTTCCGCGCGCCGTTCAGAGTCGTCGACCAGATTCGCAATAGCCTCAGCAAAACCCTCTTCATCGCCCGACGGAACATAGACCGCGGCATCGCCGGCGCTGACTCTGGTCTCGGTGAGATCGTAGGTAATGATGGGCAGAGCAAAGGCCATGTATTCCATGATCTTGTTCATGGTCGATACGTCGTTCAGGGCGCTCTTGGGATCTGGGCCGACTCCTACCGTGGCCGCTGACAAATAGTCCGCGATCATGTCCTTATCGGCCCTGCCGGTGAACGTGGTCCACTCGCCGATATCAAGTTCGTCAACCAGCGCGAGGAGATCGTCCATGGCATCACCAAAGCCCAAAAGAACCAGGTGGATGTCACGACGGCCCAGTTGATGAACGAGGTAGGCCATCGATCGCAAGAGGCTGTCGACCCCGTCTTGCGGACCCATGATGCCCAAATAGGCGACCACGTGGCGCCCCTCCGGCACCAGACCTCGCTCTGGCATTAGTGGCCGCATAGCCCCGGTGTCTGGTCCAGATCTGACGACTTCGATCTCGGCAGGTGGTATTCCTCCCCTAGTTTCGGCAATCCGGGCGTAGGAACGATTCGTCGCGATGACCCGGTGCGCACTGCGATAGGTCATCCGTTCAAGCCATAGCAATATCCGGTACTGCATCCACTGGCTGAGGGTGGCAGGAATCCCAAAGCGAGAAAGAAAGAGTTCCGGATTGAGGTCGTGCTGATCGAAAACGAATGACACCCCCTGGCGGCGAAAGAGTCGCGCAAGTGCCCAGTAGGTATCAGGCGGATTGCATGCCTGAATCACATCGAATCGACCAGCGCGCCAAATCTTGCGGGCTCGAACAGCCGTTCGCAGCCAGGACTCTGCGAACTCCCGGGCGTACCCCAACACACCTTGCGCTTGCGGTGACGGCGGGTACTTGTGAAGCTCGATTCCCGCCAAGATCTCGAATGGCGGATCACCTGGGCCCATCGGACAGATGACAGACACGCGATAGCCGGCATCGCGGAGCGCTTGCGCCTCCAGCCATACCCGGCGATCCAGCGGCAGCGGCAGATTTTGGACGATGATCAGGACGTGCGGCATTCTTCCTACCTACCCGTTCGCTCCAGCTTCTTAAGCGAAGACAGCCACCAGCCCGGTCCCGCTAACTCGCGGTTCGCGCCGACTGGGAACCTTGCTGACAACAGCAACCGTACCCCGCCAGGCCTTGACACAACTGCTGGGCGGAACGGCTGAACTCGAGGGGAGACTGTCATAGCGAGTCCGCAACTAGCGACGATGTAAGGACTCGTCCAGCTGTCCCTGCGACTGCAGGTGTCGCAACCAGCTCAGGCGCGTGAACTGGTTGTCGAACTGCCCCTGGGTCAGCCCATATTCGGTGTAGGCGTCGCGGAGTTGTGCAGCGCCTTGCTCAGTTGTCCATTCTGGTTGGTATTGCGGCAAGGCTTCGGTGATCTTGGCGAAATCCACCCGATAGGAGCGCGAATCGCCGCCCGCTTCACCCGTTATGGCAATGGATGTCCCAGGAACGACGCCAGCGACGATCTCGGCAATCTCGCTGACCCTGAGATTCTCGCTGGGCCGACCGACATTGAATGCTTGCTGATGGACGATAGCTCGATCGGCCGTCAGCGCTGCTAAGAATGCTGCCGCGATATCGCTGGCGTGCACCAAGGGCCGCCACGGTGTGCCATCGGACAACACCTTGATCTCGCCGGAGAGCAGGGCAAACCCGACGAGGTTGTTCACCACGATGTCTGCGCGAAGCCGCGGTGAAAATCCGAACGCAGTGGCATTACGTAGCGAAACCGGGGTGAAATTATCGTCGGCCATCTCGTTAATATCGGCTTCCACCCGCACCTTGCTGATGGCGTAGGGAGTCACCGGTTCCAACGGAGCCGACTCGTCGACCAAGCCGTCACCAGTTTGCACCCCGTAGACGGAGCAGGTTGACGAGTAGAGGAATCGCTCAACTCCGGCGGCTTTGGCAGCGGCCGCGAGTTTCACGCTCGCGTGATGATTGATGTCGTAGGTGATTTCTGGTGCCAGACTGCCCAGCGGATCGTTGGATAACGCCCCCAAATGGATGACCGCGTCAACACCACGCAGATGTGCTGTGGTGACGTCACGAAGATCGATCGCAATGGTCTCGTCGTCATCTGGCATCGGACCGAGGACGCATTCAGCGAAGTAGCCGGTGTCCAGACCGATCACCTCGTGTCCGGCGGCTTTGAGAACCGGGCTCATCACTGTCCCGAGATAGCCCTGATTGCCGGTAAGCAGAACCCGCATTATTCATCCTCTCGTCTCGGCGTCAGCGTCATTTTGTTGCAGGTGTAAGCCTCCGCGTAGGGTGCCCGACACTCCATACCACGCAGTCTGGCAAGGCCGCGAAACACTTTATCGTCGAACCAGTCTCGACCGATCTGAGACGGAAATGACTCCCGCAACAGGTCACATTTGCGGGCCATAACCTCCTCGTCGAGGGAGACGTAGATCCCCGGTGCGCCTCGACCGAGGTCGCCATCCCACTTGGGTATTTCGTAGCCGAGTACGAGATGGTCACGAAAGACTGTCGGCACAAGTTCGGCCAGCGTCCTATGGTCCTGA
This sequence is a window from Actinomycetes bacterium. Protein-coding genes within it:
- a CDS encoding glycosyltransferase family 4 protein; protein product: MDTVVRTILDSPLRDQLDMQRLTTHRPGGPVAKLLAGLGGYLRLVGEIVTHRPDLVWIHATSGFSIRRKAAAAGLLRALSVPYIFHLHSAKVGRHLAHANKWERAILGNVLRRAESVIVLDPSWEEWLAELDVTESIFIPNPVAVPNEIPDPASRPQLVVQIGNVSRPKGAPETAAGFLAIADEFPQARLILAGELLEPEVSAVIVGDPHRDQVELPGWVEPNAVADLLDEAAILVLASHVEGMPMVVLEAMTHGATVVCTPVGALPSVIQDGHNGILVPVGDSAAIARALRTLLNHRDRAAQLAARARQTVQDAYSLQAVLPKYRAVIHGAIDRYRSSTRRRRRVRH
- a CDS encoding SDR family oxidoreductase → MRVLLTGNQGYLGTVMSPVLKAAGHEVIGLDTGYFAECVLGPMPDDDETIAIDLRDVTTAHLRGVDAVIHLGALSNDPLGSLAPEITYDINHHASVKLAAAAKAAGVERFLYSSTCSVYGVQTGDGLVDESAPLEPVTPYAISKVRVEADINEMADDNFTPVSLRNATAFGFSPRLRADIVVNNLVGFALLSGEIKVLSDGTPWRPLVHASDIAAAFLAALTADRAIVHQQAFNVGRPSENLRVSEIAEIVAGVVPGTSIAITGEAGGDSRSYRVDFAKITEALPQYQPEWTTEQGAAQLRDAYTEYGLTQGQFDNQFTRLSWLRHLQSQGQLDESLHRR
- a CDS encoding glycosyltransferase family 2 protein, yielding MVDTAVLVVSYRRADLLVRCLNSLDRFAGDSRILVWDNRSDGTAEIKKLAAKYPDVEWTFHPENIGFSRAVNQMSYSCPESDKLLFNPDAELIRDIRPLQQTLKSHPDMAAVAPMIFDSSRHPWDNAHRHPTMARALISRLGYSSLLRGTPLSDNYSAPPQGEPGYLSGACLLISKDAWADVGGFDERYFLYSEEVDWQTRARSRGWRTRMVPVVAARHATAGTVSDNPGGTRLSDQLLIEGQIRFLGDHRHAWQAKTYRRLVPQIDRLVTAREALRRRVHARESAGNSVRQQDPPSETFARWAGTSP
- a CDS encoding glycosyltransferase family 4 protein; amino-acid sequence: MPHVLIIVQNLPLPLDRRVWLEAQALRDAGYRVSVICPMGPGDPPFEILAGIELHKYPPSPQAQGVLGYAREFAESWLRTAVRARKIWRAGRFDVIQACNPPDTYWALARLFRRQGVSFVFDQHDLNPELFLSRFGIPATLSQWMQYRILLWLERMTYRSAHRVIATNRSYARIAETRGGIPPAEIEVVRSGPDTGAMRPLMPERGLVPEGRHVVAYLGIMGPQDGVDSLLRSMAYLVHQLGRRDIHLVLLGFGDAMDDLLALVDELDIGEWTTFTGRADKDMIADYLSAATVGVGPDPKSALNDVSTMNKIMEYMAFALPIITYDLTETRVSAGDAAVYVPSGDEEGFAEAIANLVDDSERRAELAVAARERVASELDWEVQRKRYVRVFDGLLGIERSEEVEPTWPQVDRRKRSPQGGLPADSRGRTAINLRGQEDLTSFAASKGEADEEEVTQGDDEPHPTADPDSPPKRPDSSQST